In Ammospiza caudacuta isolate bAmmCau1 chromosome 2, bAmmCau1.pri, whole genome shotgun sequence, a genomic segment contains:
- the PLA1A gene encoding phospholipase A1 member A codes for MVEDPKRKLLMVLALLLLPSSAQTGNTDRLSEHHCVDFQRANLLRGSKLKVQFLLFTSSSPSCGELILADDGIKNRSFNSSLDTKIIIHGFRALGTKPSWIEGLVQAILHTSQVNVIAVDWVYGSTGDYPSAVENVTQLALAISQFISKLLALGVSGTSIHIIGVSLGAHVGGLVGHFHGGRLGRITALDPAGPKYTRASPEERLDPGDALFVEAIHTDADYFGIRIPVGHIDYFVNGGKDQPGCPRFISAGYNFLICDHMRAVHLYISALSHPCPIVGFPCASHQDFLNGHCLDCAKPFLSSCPRIGLLEQAGVNMSRLPQEVKVFLMTSPSAPFCVHHSLVEFQLQKKRNRVTIIEISFSSNSTKDTAKITIPKDQETGKRLLAHRVPLCQINTVTLKYIPRNHFWSKDEPSIVGKFCVAPLPLNSSRTMSCLPWSLTLPSKTDTSYDLPAACA; via the exons ATGGTTGAAGATCCGAAGAGAAAACTGCTCATGGTTCTTGCTCTCCTCTtgctgcccagctcagcacaaaCAG ggAATACAGACAGGCTCTCAGAGCATCACTGTGTGGACTTCCAGAGAGCCAACCTCCTACGGGGCAGCAAACTCAAGGTCCAGTTTCTGCTGTTCACTTCCTCGAGCCccagctgtggagagctgatTTTAGCTGATGATGGCATCAAGAACCGCAGCTTCAACAGCAGCCTGGACACCAAAATCATCATCCATGGCTTCAG GGCTTTGGGTACCAAACCTTCCTGGATTGAAGGGCTTGTCCAGGCCATACTGCACACCAGCCAGGTGAATGTGATTGCAGTGGACTGGGTCTATGGGTCTACAGGAGACTATCCCTCTGCAGTGGAGAATGTCACACAGCTGGCCCTCGCCATCTCACAGTTCATCAGCAAGCTCCTG GCCCTGGGAGTCTCAGGGACATCTATCCACATCATTGGGGTGAGCCTGGGAGCCCACGTCGGGGGCCTAGTGGGGCACTTCCACGGCGGCCGCCTGGGACGGATAACAG CCCTGGATCCTGCAGGCCCCAAGTACACCAGAGCCAGCCCCGAGGAACGCCTGGATCCTGGGGATGCCCTCTTCGTGGAAGCCATTCACACTGATGCTGACT ATTTTGGGATCCGGATTCCTGTCGGCCACATCGATTACTTTGTCAATGGAGGCAAAGATCAGCCAGGATGCCCCCGGTTCATCTCTGCAG GCTACAACTTCCTGATCTGCGATCACATGCGGGCTGTGCATCTCTACATCAGTGCCCTGAGCCACCCCTGTCCCATCGTGGGCTTCCCCTGTGCAAGTCATCAAGATTTTCTAAATGGTCATTGCCTGGACTGTGCAAAACCCTTCCTGTCCTCCTGTCCCAGAATAG gtctgctggagcaggcaggtgTCAACATGAGCAGGCTGCCCCAGGAAGTGAAAGTTTTTTTAATGACCAGTCCTTCAGCCCCATTCTGTG TCCACCACAGCCTGGTTGAGTTCcagctgcagaagaaaagaaacagagtcACCATCATTGAGATCAGTTTCAGCAGCAACAGCACCAAGGACACAGCAAAGATCACCAT ACCCAAGGACCAGGAGACAGGCAAACGGCTGCTGGCACACCGAGTTCCCCTCTGCCAGATAAACACTGTGACCCTCAAGTATATCCCCAGGAATCATTTTTGGAGCAAGGATGAGCCATCCATTGTTGGCAAGTTCTGTGTAGCACCACTGCCTCTCAATAGCAG CAGGACAATGTCATGTCTGCCCTGGAGCCTCACCCTCCCCAGCAAAACAGACACATCCTATGACCTGCCTGCTGCTTGTGCCTAG